A genomic region of Bacteroidales bacterium contains the following coding sequences:
- a CDS encoding TlpA family protein disulfide reductase, with the protein MKKLIFSLIAVICISINLNAQDAKKLPSVNIKTIDGKSFNTSDIKNNDKPIIISFWALWCKNCIKELNAIKDVYEDWQDETGVVLYAVSIDDAQRNANVKSFANSKEWEYELLLDPNQDFKRALNVGNIPHTFVLNSKGEIVWQHTSYFEGAEDELYEVVKKVATGKKID; encoded by the coding sequence ATGAAAAAACTTATTTTTAGCTTAATAGCTGTTATCTGTATTTCTATAAATTTGAATGCACAAGATGCTAAAAAATTACCTTCTGTCAATATTAAAACCATTGATGGAAAATCTTTTAATACTTCCGATATTAAAAATAATGATAAACCCATTATTATAAGTTTCTGGGCATTGTGGTGTAAGAATTGTATTAAGGAGCTTAATGCAATTAAAGATGTTTATGAAGATTGGCAGGATGAAACAGGTGTTGTTCTTTATGCTGTTTCTATTGATGATGCACAGAGAAATGCTAATGTAAAGTCTTTTGCAAATTCTAAGGAGTGGGAATATGAGCTTTTACTAGACCCTAATCAGGATTTTAAAAGAGCTTTGAATGTCGGGAATATTCCTCACACATTTGTTTTGAATAGTAAAGGCGAAATTGTTTGGCAACATACAAGTTATTTCGAAGGTGCCGAAGACGAACTTTATGAAGTAGTAAAAAAAGTTGCAACCGGAAAGAAAATAGATTAA